The Vibrio pomeroyi genome window below encodes:
- the fadB gene encoding fatty acid oxidation complex subunit alpha FadB produces MIYQANTLQVKELQDGIAELSFCAPASVNKLDLATLESLDKALDALNAHAGLRGLILTSNKDAFIVGADITEFLGLFAKPEAELDEWLRFANSIFSKLEDLPVPTLSMMRGHALGGGCECVLATDFRIGDKTTSIGLPETKLGIMPGFGGCVRLPRVIGADSAMEIITQGKACRADEALKVGLLDAIVDTDQLLESAINTVSLAANEKLDWQLRRKQKTSALSLSKLEAMMSFTMAKGLVAQKAGPHYPAPITSVIAIEEAARSDRDAALDIERKHFVKLAKSEEAKALVGLFLNDQYIKGLAKQAGKSANKVTERAAVLGAGIMGGGIAYQSALKGVPVMMKDIAQASLDLGMNEASKLLNKRLSRGRLDGFKMAGILSSITPSLHYAGVEQSDVIVEAVVENPKVKAAVLSEVEGLVGEDTVLTSNTSTIPINLLAKSLKRPENFCGMHFFNPVHRMPLVEIIRGEHTSEETINRVVAYAAKMGKSPIVVNDCPGFFVNRVLFPYFGGFSMLLRDGADFTKIDKVMERKFGWPMGPAYLLDVVGLDTAHHAQAVMAQGFPERMGKEGRDAIDALYVAEKYGQKNGSGFYTYSVDKRGRPKKTFSEDILPILADVCEQPQDFDDQTIIQRVMIPMINEVVLCLEEGIIATPQEADMALVYGLGFPPFRGGVFRYLDSVGIGNFVEMAKGYQDLGAMYQVPQLLLDMADKGESFYDAQQASSL; encoded by the coding sequence ATGATTTACCAAGCTAACACCCTACAGGTAAAGGAATTACAAGATGGTATTGCGGAATTAAGCTTTTGCGCTCCGGCCTCTGTAAACAAACTCGACCTTGCTACTTTAGAATCACTAGACAAAGCGTTAGACGCTCTTAATGCTCACGCAGGATTACGTGGTTTAATCTTAACTTCAAACAAAGACGCGTTCATTGTAGGCGCAGACATCACTGAATTTCTTGGCCTATTCGCTAAGCCAGAAGCAGAGCTTGATGAATGGTTAAGATTCGCGAATTCAATCTTCAGCAAGCTCGAAGACCTTCCTGTCCCAACTCTTTCAATGATGCGTGGCCACGCCCTTGGAGGCGGCTGTGAATGTGTACTGGCTACCGATTTCCGTATCGGTGACAAGACCACCAGCATTGGCCTACCTGAAACCAAACTTGGCATCATGCCTGGCTTTGGTGGTTGTGTGCGCCTGCCTCGTGTTATCGGTGCTGACAGCGCAATGGAAATTATCACTCAAGGCAAAGCGTGCCGTGCTGATGAAGCGCTAAAGGTTGGCTTGCTAGATGCCATTGTAGATACAGACCAGTTATTAGAATCAGCGATCAACACCGTTTCTCTGGCAGCTAATGAAAAACTCGATTGGCAGCTACGCCGTAAACAAAAAACATCAGCGCTTTCACTAAGCAAACTAGAAGCGATGATGAGCTTTACCATGGCTAAAGGCCTAGTCGCTCAAAAAGCAGGACCTCATTACCCAGCACCAATCACTTCTGTGATTGCGATTGAGGAAGCAGCACGTAGCGATCGCGATGCAGCACTCGACATCGAACGTAAGCACTTCGTTAAGCTAGCGAAATCGGAAGAAGCAAAAGCATTAGTTGGCTTATTCCTGAATGACCAGTACATCAAAGGCCTAGCGAAACAAGCAGGTAAGTCAGCAAACAAAGTAACTGAGCGTGCAGCCGTACTTGGCGCAGGCATCATGGGCGGCGGCATTGCTTACCAGTCAGCGTTGAAAGGCGTGCCTGTGATGATGAAAGACATCGCACAAGCATCGCTTGATCTGGGTATGAACGAAGCATCTAAGCTGTTGAATAAACGCTTATCACGCGGTCGCCTAGATGGATTCAAGATGGCAGGTATTCTGTCTTCTATTACTCCAAGTCTGCATTACGCAGGTGTTGAACAGTCAGATGTGATTGTTGAAGCGGTAGTAGAAAACCCGAAAGTAAAAGCAGCCGTACTGAGCGAAGTGGAAGGTTTGGTTGGTGAAGACACCGTTCTAACATCAAATACCTCTACGATTCCTATCAACCTGCTAGCGAAATCTCTGAAACGCCCAGAAAACTTCTGTGGCATGCACTTCTTTAACCCTGTGCATCGCATGCCTTTGGTTGAGATCATCCGTGGTGAACATACTTCAGAAGAGACAATCAATCGCGTTGTCGCTTACGCAGCGAAGATGGGTAAATCTCCAATCGTTGTTAACGACTGCCCAGGTTTTTTCGTTAACCGTGTACTTTTCCCTTACTTTGGCGGTTTCAGCATGTTGCTACGTGACGGTGCTGACTTCACTAAGATCGATAAAGTCATGGAGCGTAAATTCGGTTGGCCAATGGGCCCTGCATACTTACTAGACGTTGTAGGCCTAGACACAGCACATCACGCACAAGCTGTAATGGCACAAGGTTTCCCTGAGCGTATGGGTAAAGAAGGCCGTGATGCGATTGATGCGCTTTACGTTGCTGAAAAATACGGTCAGAAAAACGGTAGCGGCTTCTACACATACAGCGTAGACAAACGCGGTCGCCCGAAGAAGACCTTCTCTGAAGACATTCTTCCAATCTTGGCTGACGTATGCGAACAGCCACAAGATTTTGATGACCAGACAATTATCCAACGTGTGATGATTCCTATGATCAACGAAGTGGTGCTTTGTTTAGAAGAAGGCATCATCGCGACACCGCAAGAAGCGGATATGGCACTGGTTTACGGTTTAGGCTTCCCTCCATTCCGAGGCGGCGTATTCCGCTACTTAGACAGTGTGGGTATTGGTAACTTCGTAGAAATGGCGAAAGGCTACCAAGACTTAGGTGCAATGTACCAAGTTCCTCAACTATTGCTTGATATGGCAGATAAAGGCGAAAGCTTTTACGACGCTCAACAAGCCAGTTCTCTGTAA
- a CDS encoding YigZ family protein — protein sequence MNEQPYLIPSASALFEEEIKKSVFITHLAHTPSVEAAKQFVEQVKKEHSSARHNCWGFVAGRPEDSMLWGFSDDGEPSGTAGKPILAQLSGSGVGELTAVVTRYSGGIKLGTGGLVKAYGGGVQQALKLLQTIEKKITTKLRLELDYGFVPIAQSIMAQHQAVEVQADYGVQVELIIEIELLQVDSFTQTMINKSGAKALVTKVKDN from the coding sequence ATGAATGAACAGCCCTATTTAATACCGTCTGCGTCGGCTCTGTTTGAGGAAGAGATAAAAAAGAGCGTCTTTATTACTCATCTTGCTCATACTCCAAGTGTAGAAGCTGCCAAACAGTTCGTAGAGCAGGTAAAGAAAGAGCATTCTTCAGCGCGACATAATTGTTGGGGTTTTGTGGCGGGTCGACCTGAAGATTCAATGCTTTGGGGTTTTAGCGATGATGGTGAACCCTCAGGTACAGCGGGTAAGCCGATCTTGGCGCAACTGTCTGGTTCTGGTGTTGGTGAGTTAACGGCTGTGGTGACTCGTTATTCAGGTGGAATTAAGCTTGGGACGGGTGGTTTGGTTAAGGCTTATGGTGGAGGAGTGCAACAAGCTCTCAAGCTGCTTCAAACAATCGAGAAAAAAATAACCACAAAATTACGGCTAGAGTTAGACTATGGCTTTGTGCCAATTGCGCAATCCATCATGGCTCAGCATCAAGCTGTTGAGGTCCAAGCGGATTATGGTGTTCAAGTTGAGCTTATTATTGAAATAGAGCTCCTGCAGGTAGATTCGTTTACCCAAACCATGATCAATAAAAGCGGTGCTAAGGCACTGGTAACGAAAGTCAAAGACAACTAG
- a CDS encoding TrkH family potassium uptake protein, translated as MQFRSIIRIVGLLLALFSVSMLAPALVALIYRDGAGVPFVTTFFVLLFCGATCWFPNRRYKHELKARDGFLIVVLFWTVIGSAGALPFLIADNPSVSVTDAFFESFSALTTTGATVIVGLDDLPKAILFYRQFLQWFGGMGIIVLAVAILPVLGIGGMQLYRAEIPGPVKDSKMTPRIAETAKALWYIYLSLTIACAVAFWLAGMSFFDAISHSFSTIAIGGFSTHDASMGYFNSPAINMITVVFLLISACNYSLHFAAFASGGVHPKYYWKDPEFRAFIFIQAVLFLVCFLLLLNHHSYDSYYDAFDQALFQTVSISTTAGFTTTGFSEWPLFLPVLLLFSSFIGGCAGSTGGGMKVIRILLLTLQGAREMKRLVHPRAVYTIKVGGSALPQRVVDAVWGFFSAYALVFVVCMLALIATGMDELSAFSAVAATLNNLGPGLGEVAVHFGDVNDKAKWVLIVSMLFGRLEIFTLLILLTPTFWRS; from the coding sequence ATGCAATTTCGCTCAATTATTCGAATCGTCGGATTATTATTAGCACTTTTTAGTGTATCAATGCTCGCACCAGCGCTCGTCGCACTTATCTATCGAGATGGTGCGGGTGTGCCATTTGTGACGACTTTTTTCGTTCTATTGTTTTGCGGAGCAACTTGCTGGTTTCCGAACCGTCGCTATAAACATGAATTGAAAGCGCGTGATGGTTTTTTGATTGTGGTTTTGTTCTGGACGGTAATCGGCAGTGCGGGTGCTTTACCGTTTTTGATCGCTGATAATCCGAGCGTTTCGGTAACCGATGCTTTCTTCGAATCCTTTTCTGCATTAACTACAACAGGTGCGACCGTTATCGTCGGCCTTGATGATCTGCCTAAGGCTATTTTGTTTTATCGCCAATTCCTGCAGTGGTTTGGTGGTATGGGTATCATCGTATTGGCGGTAGCCATTCTTCCTGTTCTGGGCATCGGTGGCATGCAGTTGTACCGTGCTGAAATCCCTGGCCCTGTAAAAGACAGTAAGATGACCCCGCGTATCGCTGAAACGGCAAAAGCGCTGTGGTACATCTATCTCAGCCTAACAATTGCTTGTGCGGTAGCGTTTTGGTTGGCGGGTATGAGCTTCTTCGATGCGATCAGCCATAGCTTCTCGACTATCGCTATTGGTGGCTTCTCAACGCATGATGCAAGCATGGGCTATTTCAACAGTCCCGCTATCAACATGATTACGGTTGTGTTTCTTCTTATATCTGCGTGTAATTACTCACTTCACTTCGCAGCTTTTGCTTCAGGTGGTGTGCATCCTAAGTATTACTGGAAAGATCCTGAATTCCGCGCTTTTATCTTTATTCAAGCAGTGCTGTTCTTGGTTTGCTTCTTATTACTACTGAATCACCACTCTTATGACTCGTATTACGACGCTTTCGATCAAGCCTTGTTCCAAACCGTGTCTATATCTACAACTGCTGGCTTCACCACGACTGGTTTTTCGGAGTGGCCACTGTTCTTACCTGTGTTACTTCTATTCTCTTCTTTCATAGGGGGATGTGCAGGTTCTACGGGTGGTGGTATGAAAGTGATTCGAATCTTACTACTTACTCTGCAAGGTGCTCGTGAAATGAAGCGTCTTGTTCACCCGCGCGCTGTCTATACCATCAAGGTTGGTGGTTCTGCACTACCACAACGTGTCGTGGATGCGGTTTGGGGCTTCTTCTCTGCATACGCATTGGTTTTTGTGGTTTGTATGCTGGCTCTTATTGCAACCGGCATGGATGAGTTGAGTGCTTTCTCTGCCGTAGCCGCAACATTGAATAACCTTGGCCCGGGCCTTGGCGAAGTCGCGGTGCACTTTGGTGATGTGAATGACAAAGCAAAATGGGTACTTATCGTATCCATGCTGTTTGGCCGATTAGAAATTTTCACCTTATTAATCTTATTGACCCCTACGTTTTGGCGTAGCTAA
- the hemG gene encoding menaquinone-dependent protoporphyrinogen IX dehydrogenase, giving the protein MAKALFLYSSREGQTKKILNYIKEEMNEFECELQDLHTIGNVDFAQYDRVLIGASIRYGHHNKKLYQFIDANLSQLQSNKVAFFCVNLTARKEDQGKDTPEGSAYIKKFLIKSPWQPTLIGVFAGALYYPRYNWFDKTMIRFIMNMTGGETDTTKEVEFTNWEKVSLFTEKLKNM; this is encoded by the coding sequence GTGGCAAAAGCTCTATTTTTGTATTCAAGCCGTGAAGGCCAGACCAAGAAAATCTTGAACTATATAAAAGAAGAAATGAATGAGTTCGAATGTGAGCTTCAAGATCTGCACACAATTGGTAATGTCGACTTTGCTCAATATGATCGAGTATTGATTGGTGCATCGATTCGTTACGGTCACCATAATAAGAAGCTATATCAATTCATTGATGCCAACCTTTCTCAGCTGCAATCAAACAAGGTAGCTTTCTTCTGCGTGAACTTAACTGCGCGTAAAGAAGACCAAGGTAAAGATACGCCAGAAGGAAGTGCTTACATTAAGAAGTTTCTAATAAAGTCTCCGTGGCAGCCGACGTTAATCGGTGTATTTGCCGGTGCCCTCTATTACCCACGTTACAACTGGTTCGATAAAACCATGATTCGCTTCATTATGAATATGACAGGTGGCGAAACGGATACAACCAAGGAAGTTGAGTTCACAAACTGGGAAAAAGTCTCTTTGTTCACTGAAAAACTAAAGAATATGTAA
- the ilvY gene encoding HTH-type transcriptional activator IlvY — MNIKSLQLFIHLCDSKSFSKTAAAMHVSPSALSRQVQKLEEETGQELLIRDNRSVDLTPAGKHLLPVALSIVGEWQQYNLHLKGGEQELKGEIRIFCSVTASYSHLPELITEFRAIHPYIEFKLSTGDPAQSIDKILNDEADIAISAKPDILPSRLEFETISDIPLSVIIPSGVSSFSQQIQSDKPNWNEVPFIIPEAGTARERANAWFKKMKIKPNIYAQVSGHEAIVSMVALGCGVGIAPDVVINNSPVRDKVDRLKIEPIKPFELGVCCKRAQLDNPLIRAFWQVAEGKYLTD, encoded by the coding sequence ATGAACATAAAATCTCTACAACTATTTATACATTTATGTGATAGCAAGAGTTTCAGCAAAACCGCTGCTGCTATGCACGTCAGCCCTTCAGCGCTTAGCCGTCAGGTACAAAAGCTTGAAGAGGAGACAGGGCAAGAACTGCTTATCAGGGACAACCGGAGTGTTGACCTTACACCAGCGGGGAAGCACCTATTGCCTGTGGCATTAAGCATTGTTGGAGAGTGGCAGCAATATAACCTTCACTTGAAAGGTGGAGAACAGGAGTTGAAAGGTGAAATCCGTATATTTTGCTCCGTGACCGCTAGCTACAGCCACTTACCAGAACTGATTACTGAATTCAGGGCCATTCATCCTTACATCGAATTCAAGCTTTCTACGGGCGATCCGGCTCAATCTATCGACAAGATCTTAAACGATGAAGCGGACATCGCGATCTCAGCGAAGCCGGACATCCTACCTTCAAGATTAGAATTCGAAACAATTAGCGATATACCACTATCCGTCATCATTCCATCAGGCGTCAGTAGCTTTAGTCAGCAAATTCAGTCCGACAAGCCAAACTGGAATGAAGTGCCCTTTATCATCCCTGAAGCTGGTACAGCGCGTGAACGTGCCAATGCATGGTTCAAAAAAATGAAGATAAAGCCCAACATATATGCGCAAGTTTCTGGCCACGAGGCGATTGTAAGTATGGTAGCGCTAGGTTGTGGGGTGGGTATTGCGCCAGATGTTGTGATTAACAACAGCCCTGTAAGAGATAAGGTCGACCGTTTAAAGATAGAACCCATCAAACCGTTTGAATTGGGTGTTTGCTGCAAGCGAGCACAGTTAGATAACCCTCTAATTCGAGCGTTCTGGCAAGTTGCAGAAGGGAAGTATTTAACTGACTAA
- the ilvC gene encoding ketol-acid reductoisomerase — protein sequence MANYFNTLNLREQLDQLGRCRFMDREEFATEAEYLEGKKIVIVGCGAQGLNQGLNMRDSGLDVSYALRQAAIDEKRQSFKNADENGFVVGSYETLIPQADLVINLTPDKQHTNVVETVMPLMKEGAALGYSHGFNVVEEGMQLRSDLTVVMVAPKCPGSEVREEYKRGFGVPTLIAVHPENDPKGEGWDIAKAWAAGTGGHRAGCLESSFVAEVKSDLMGEQTILCGMLQAGSIVSYEKMIADGIEPGYAGKLLQYGWETITEALKFGGVTHMMDRLSNPAKVKAFELSEELKDLMRPLYNKHMDDIISGHFSSTMMADWANDDVNLLGWREETGETAFENYPASDVEISEQEYFDNGILMVAMVRAGVELAFEAMTASGIIDESAYYESLHELPLIANTVARKRLYEMNVVISDTAEYGNYLFANVATPLLREKFIPSVATDVIGRGLGETSNQVDNAKLIEVNEAIRNHPVEYIGEELRSYMSDMKRIAVGG from the coding sequence ATGGCTAACTATTTCAATACATTAAACCTTCGTGAACAACTAGACCAACTAGGTCGTTGCCGCTTCATGGATCGTGAAGAATTTGCGACAGAAGCTGAATATCTTGAAGGTAAGAAAATCGTAATTGTTGGTTGTGGTGCTCAAGGCCTAAACCAAGGTCTAAACATGCGTGATTCTGGTCTAGACGTATCTTACGCTCTACGCCAAGCAGCAATTGACGAGAAGCGTCAATCATTCAAAAACGCTGACGAGAACGGCTTTGTTGTTGGTAGCTACGAAACGCTAATCCCACAAGCAGACCTAGTAATCAACCTGACTCCAGACAAGCAACACACAAACGTTGTTGAAACTGTAATGCCTCTAATGAAAGAAGGCGCTGCTCTTGGTTACTCTCACGGCTTTAACGTTGTTGAAGAAGGCATGCAGTTACGTTCTGACCTTACGGTTGTAATGGTTGCTCCTAAGTGTCCTGGTTCTGAAGTACGCGAAGAGTACAAGCGTGGCTTCGGTGTACCAACACTGATCGCTGTTCACCCAGAAAATGACCCTAAAGGTGAAGGTTGGGATATCGCTAAAGCTTGGGCTGCTGGTACCGGTGGTCACCGCGCAGGTTGCCTAGAGTCTTCTTTCGTAGCAGAAGTTAAATCTGACCTTATGGGTGAGCAAACTATCCTTTGTGGCATGCTACAAGCTGGTTCTATCGTATCTTACGAGAAGATGATTGCTGACGGCATTGAACCAGGTTATGCAGGCAAGCTTCTACAATACGGTTGGGAAACGATCACTGAAGCACTTAAGTTCGGTGGCGTAACTCACATGATGGACCGTCTATCTAATCCAGCTAAAGTTAAAGCGTTTGAGCTTTCTGAAGAGCTTAAAGACCTAATGCGTCCGCTTTACAACAAGCACATGGATGACATCATCTCTGGTCACTTCTCTAGCACTATGATGGCTGACTGGGCGAACGATGATGTGAACCTACTAGGCTGGCGTGAAGAGACTGGCGAAACTGCATTCGAAAACTACCCAGCTTCTGACGTAGAAATCTCAGAGCAGGAGTACTTCGATAACGGTATTCTTATGGTTGCTATGGTTCGTGCCGGTGTTGAGCTAGCATTCGAAGCAATGACTGCATCAGGTATCATCGATGAGTCTGCTTACTACGAATCTCTACATGAGCTTCCACTAATCGCAAACACAGTTGCTCGTAAGCGTCTTTACGAAATGAACGTAGTAATCTCTGATACAGCGGAGTACGGTAACTACTTATTCGCTAACGTAGCAACACCGCTACTACGTGAAAAGTTCATACCTTCAGTTGCAACAGACGTAATCGGTCGTGGTCTAGGTGAAACATCTAACCAAGTAGATAACGCTAAACTAATCGAAGTTAACGAAGCTATCCGTAACCACCCTGTAGAGTACATTGGTGAAGAGCTACGTAGCTACATGAGCGACATGAAACGTATCGCTGTAGGCGGTTAA
- a CDS encoding accessory factor UbiK family protein, with protein sequence MFDPKKLEQIAKQIHDSMPQPVKELGSDVDQKVRQVIQGQLNKLDVVSREEFDVQTQVLLRTRQKLTEMEQKLADLEAKLADK encoded by the coding sequence ATGTTTGATCCAAAAAAACTAGAGCAAATTGCTAAGCAGATCCACGACTCTATGCCTCAGCCAGTGAAAGAACTGGGTTCAGACGTAGACCAAAAGGTTCGCCAAGTTATCCAAGGCCAACTGAATAAGCTAGACGTTGTAAGCCGTGAAGAGTTTGATGTTCAAACTCAAGTACTGCTACGTACACGCCAAAAGCTAACTGAAATGGAACAGAAGCTAGCAGATCTAGAAGCTAAGCTTGCTGACAAGTAA
- a CDS encoding multidrug efflux RND transporter permease subunit encodes MRFTDVFIKRPVLAVSISFLIALLGLQAIFKMQVREYPEMTNTVVTVTTSYYGASADLIQGFITQPLEQAVAQADNIDYMTSSSVLGSSTITVNMKLNTDPNAALSDILAKTNSVRSQLPKEAEDPTVTMSTGSTTAVLYIGFTSDELVSSQITDYLERVINPQLFTVNGVSKVDLYGGMKYALRVWLDPSKMAAVNLTATDVMAVLDANNYQSATGQATGEFVLYNGSADTQVSNTEELENLVVRSGEGEIIRLSDIAKVSLEKSHDVYRASANGQEAVVAAINAAPSANPINIAADVLELLPQLEKNLPSNISMNVMYDSTIAINESIQEVIKTILEAALIVLIVITLFLGSFRAVLIPIVTIPLSLIGVAMVMQAMGFSWNLMTLLAMVLAIGLVVDDAIVVLENVDRHIKLGESPFRAAIIGTREIAVPVIAMTLTLGAVYAPIAMMGGITGSLFKEFALTLAGSVFVSGIVALTLSPMMCSKMLKAHAEPSKFEQKVHSVLDGMTNRYERMLGAVMNHRPVFIGFAVIVFASLPMLFKFIPSELAPSEDKGVIMLMGTAPSNANLDYMQNTMNDVNAILSDQPEVAYAQVFTGVPNANQAFGIASMVPWSERETSQSEVANRVGELVKDVPGMAVTAFQMPELPGAGSGLPIQFVITTPNSFESLFQITTDILTDVATNPLFVYSDLDLNYDSATMKVHIEKDKAGAYGVTMQDIGITLGTMMSDGYVNRIDLNGRSYEVIPQVERKFRLNPESMNNYYVRAADGKAVPLGSLITIDVVAEPRSLPHFNQLNSATIGAVPAPGAAMGDAIAWFEETAANKLPSGYNHDYMGEARQYVTEGSALYATFGLALAIIFLVLAIQFESLKDPLVIMVSVPLAICGALIALAWGAATMNIYSQVGLITLVGLITKHGILICEVAKEEQLHHHKTRIEAVMEAAKVRLRPILMTTAAMIAGLIPLMYATGAGAAQRFSIGIVIVAGLAIGTIFTLFVLPVIYSYLAEKHKPLPVFVEDKDLEKLARVDEAKAAHRELADNK; translated from the coding sequence ATGCGCTTTACTGATGTTTTTATTAAACGTCCAGTTCTAGCGGTATCCATCAGCTTTTTGATTGCACTGCTTGGCTTACAAGCAATCTTCAAAATGCAGGTGCGTGAATACCCTGAAATGACGAATACCGTAGTAACCGTAACAACGAGTTACTACGGTGCAAGTGCCGATCTTATCCAAGGCTTTATCACCCAGCCCCTCGAACAGGCAGTGGCCCAAGCGGATAACATCGACTATATGACTTCTTCTTCTGTACTTGGTAGTTCTACGATTACCGTGAACATGAAGTTGAACACCGACCCGAATGCCGCACTGTCCGACATACTAGCTAAGACAAACTCGGTTCGCTCTCAGCTTCCAAAAGAAGCAGAAGATCCGACCGTAACTATGTCTACTGGTTCAACGACGGCGGTACTCTACATTGGCTTTACCAGTGATGAGTTGGTGTCGAGCCAAATTACCGACTATCTAGAGCGTGTAATCAACCCGCAGCTATTTACGGTAAACGGTGTATCAAAAGTTGACCTATACGGTGGTATGAAATACGCACTACGCGTATGGCTAGATCCATCAAAAATGGCGGCAGTAAACCTAACGGCAACTGACGTGATGGCGGTATTGGATGCCAACAACTACCAATCTGCGACAGGTCAAGCTACCGGTGAATTCGTTCTTTATAACGGCAGTGCTGATACGCAAGTATCGAACACTGAAGAACTAGAGAATCTTGTTGTACGAAGCGGCGAAGGCGAAATCATTCGTCTATCTGACATTGCTAAGGTTTCTCTAGAGAAGAGCCACGATGTTTACCGAGCAAGTGCAAACGGCCAGGAGGCAGTTGTTGCTGCGATTAACGCGGCACCAAGTGCAAACCCAATCAACATTGCTGCTGATGTTCTTGAGCTTCTTCCTCAGCTAGAGAAGAACCTTCCAAGCAACATCTCAATGAACGTGATGTATGACTCGACCATTGCGATTAACGAATCAATTCAAGAGGTTATCAAGACTATCCTTGAGGCGGCATTAATCGTACTGATCGTTATTACCTTGTTCCTTGGTTCGTTCCGTGCGGTTCTTATCCCTATCGTTACTATCCCGCTATCACTAATTGGTGTAGCAATGGTAATGCAGGCGATGGGCTTCTCGTGGAACCTGATGACGCTACTAGCAATGGTACTCGCCATCGGTCTGGTGGTAGATGATGCGATCGTTGTACTCGAAAACGTCGACCGACATATCAAGCTCGGGGAATCCCCTTTCCGAGCAGCGATCATCGGTACTCGTGAAATCGCAGTTCCAGTTATCGCAATGACATTAACGCTAGGTGCGGTATACGCTCCGATCGCAATGATGGGTGGTATCACAGGCTCACTATTTAAAGAGTTTGCGTTAACCCTAGCAGGTTCAGTATTTGTATCAGGTATCGTGGCATTAACCTTGTCGCCAATGATGTGTTCAAAAATGCTGAAAGCTCACGCTGAGCCAAGCAAATTTGAGCAAAAAGTACATAGCGTACTGGATGGCATGACGAACCGATACGAGCGTATGCTTGGTGCGGTAATGAATCATCGCCCAGTATTCATTGGCTTTGCGGTTATCGTATTTGCAAGTCTACCAATGCTGTTTAAGTTCATCCCGAGTGAGTTAGCACCTTCAGAAGATAAAGGTGTAATCATGCTTATGGGTACAGCGCCATCAAACGCGAACTTAGACTACATGCAAAATACCATGAACGACGTAAACGCAATTCTGTCTGATCAGCCAGAAGTTGCTTACGCACAGGTATTTACTGGTGTGCCTAACGCAAACCAAGCGTTTGGTATTGCATCGATGGTTCCTTGGAGCGAACGTGAAACAAGCCAGTCAGAAGTAGCAAACCGCGTAGGTGAGCTAGTGAAAGACGTACCAGGCATGGCGGTAACGGCGTTCCAAATGCCAGAACTACCAGGTGCCGGTTCAGGTCTTCCAATTCAGTTTGTTATTACAACGCCAAACAGTTTTGAGAGCTTGTTCCAGATCACGACTGACATCTTAACTGATGTAGCAACCAACCCACTGTTCGTCTATTCGGATCTCGATCTGAACTACGACTCAGCAACGATGAAAGTACACATCGAAAAAGATAAAGCAGGCGCATACGGTGTGACCATGCAAGATATCGGTATCACGCTAGGTACTATGATGTCTGATGGCTACGTAAACCGTATCGACTTAAATGGTCGTTCTTACGAGGTTATCCCTCAGGTCGAACGTAAGTTCCGTTTAAACCCAGAGTCGATGAATAACTACTACGTACGTGCTGCGGATGGTAAAGCTGTACCACTAGGCAGTTTGATTACGATTGATGTTGTGGCAGAGCCTCGCTCTCTTCCTCACTTCAACCAATTGAACTCAGCAACAATCGGTGCAGTACCAGCTCCAGGTGCGGCAATGGGTGATGCAATTGCATGGTTTGAAGAGACAGCAGCAAACAAACTACCAAGTGGCTACAACCACGATTACATGGGTGAAGCTCGCCAATACGTAACGGAAGGTAGCGCACTTTACGCGACCTTTGGTCTAGCACTGGCAATCATCTTCTTGGTACTGGCGATTCAATTCGAATCTCTGAAAGATCCATTAGTTATCATGGTATCTGTACCACTGGCGATCTGTGGTGCCCTAATCGCTCTAGCCTGGGGTGCGGCAACGATGAACATCTACTCGCAAGTAGGTTTGATCACGCTGGTCGGTCTGATTACCAAGCACGGTATCTTGATCTGTGAGGTAGCAAAAGAAGAACAGCTACATCACCACAAGACACGTATTGAGGCAGTAATGGAAGCAGCGAAGGTTCGTCTTCGTCCAATCCTAATGACAACTGCGGCGATGATTGCAGGTCTAATCCCGCTAATGTACGCAACAGGCGCGGGGGCTGCTCAGCGTTTCAGTATCGGTATTGTTATTGTTGCTGGTCTTGCGATTGGTACTATCTTTACGCTGTTCGTACTGCCTGTGATTTACAGCTACCTGGCTGAAAAACACAAACCTCTTCCTGTATTTGTTGAAGACAAAGACCTAGAAAAACTAGCTCGCGTCGATGAAGCAAAAGCAGCGCACAGAGAATTAGCAGACAACAAGTAA